The proteins below come from a single Necator americanus strain Aroian chromosome V, whole genome shotgun sequence genomic window:
- a CDS encoding hypothetical protein (NECATOR_CHRV.G17411.T1) yields MGIFLLLGLAVPYAFAVRCYDFINTNDNRNTMKTWSYIEQYDTNNEMTWLASRSCGTPNLCKGQAACSDSGRDERNHPGLRNPPTTYTDTVPEIRTTSDSWKQYNLMIALKCIAPSDVSRARRIR; encoded by the exons ATGGGGATCTTCTTACTTCTTGGGCTTGCTGTACCGTACGCGTTTGCGGTACGTTGTTATGACTTCATAAACACTAATGACAACAGAAATACAATGAAGACATGG AGTTACATAGAACAATACGATACGAATAATGAAATGACATGGCTTGCGAGCAGAAGCTGTGGAACACCAAATCTATGCAAA gggcaagctgcttgcagtgattcagggagagatgagcggaaccaccccggtctccgtAACCCTCCGACCACGTATACGGATACtgtacctgaaatccgtaccacctcagattcgtg gAAACAGTATAACTTGATGATAGCATTAAAATGCATAGCACCTAGCGACGTATCCCGGGCCAGAAGGATACGGTAA
- a CDS encoding hypothetical protein (NECATOR_CHRV.G17411.T2) — protein sequence MGIFLLLGLAVPYAFAVRCYDFINTNDNRNTMKTWSYIEQYDTNNEMTWLASRSCGTPNLCKREGCLGTRNDKTCCCRDELCNASTARGIILLLLISSAFCFVNVV from the exons ATGGGGATCTTCTTACTTCTTGGGCTTGCTGTACCGTACGCGTTTGCGGTACGTTGTTATGACTTCATAAACACTAATGACAACAGAAATACAATGAAGACATGG AGTTACATAGAACAATACGATACGAATAATGAAATGACATGGCTTGCGAGCAGAAGCTGTGGAACACCAAATCTATGCAAA AGGGAGGGCTGTTTGGGGACGAGAAACGACAAAACGTGCTGCTGTCGTGATGAATTGTGTAACGCATCAACTGCAAGGGGAATTATTCTACTGCTACTCATCTCTTCTGCGTTCTGTTTCGTTAACGTTGTTTAA